A portion of the Eubacterium maltosivorans genome contains these proteins:
- a CDS encoding NAD(P)H-dependent glycerol-3-phosphate dehydrogenase, with amino-acid sequence MSILTYVGAGQMASALTYPVIENGHEVRLVGTPLDREVIDELRKSNFHINLKRTLPDTVKYYQAEEVEEALKGADVVLCGVSSFGVDWFAENILPIIPDDVPMIAVTKGMIDQEDGSMITYPHYWESRLPEGKKLSINGIGGPCTSYELADKDNSAVAFCGRDIEILRKIKAMFTAPYYHVSLSTDVIGVECAVALKNAYALGVSLAVGIAEKNEGIGVQHYNSQAALFGQSVKEMKQLLQLVGGGEENIIYGAGDLYVTIFGGRTRKIGTLLGRGMSFDDAMQELAGVTLESIVIATRTAKAVRRLAENGKVDLADFPLLMHVDDIINNGAQVDIPWKAFETEKF; translated from the coding sequence ATGAGCATTCTTACCTATGTCGGAGCAGGCCAGATGGCGTCTGCATTAACCTACCCTGTGATCGAAAACGGACATGAAGTACGGTTGGTGGGCACCCCCCTTGACCGAGAAGTCATCGACGAGCTTCGCAAATCAAACTTCCATATTAATTTAAAGAGAACCCTGCCGGACACCGTTAAATATTATCAGGCAGAGGAAGTGGAAGAAGCCCTTAAAGGCGCGGATGTCGTATTATGCGGCGTCAGCAGCTTCGGCGTAGACTGGTTCGCGGAAAATATCCTCCCCATCATCCCGGACGATGTCCCCATGATCGCGGTGACAAAGGGGATGATCGACCAGGAGGACGGCTCCATGATCACCTATCCCCACTACTGGGAATCCCGGCTTCCCGAGGGCAAAAAGCTTTCCATCAACGGCATCGGCGGCCCCTGCACCAGCTACGAGCTGGCCGATAAGGACAACTCCGCGGTGGCCTTCTGCGGCCGCGACATCGAAATCCTGCGCAAAATCAAGGCCATGTTCACAGCGCCCTACTACCATGTAAGCCTCTCAACCGATGTGATCGGCGTCGAATGCGCCGTCGCCCTCAAAAACGCTTATGCTCTGGGCGTGTCCCTGGCTGTCGGCATCGCAGAAAAAAATGAAGGCATCGGCGTCCAGCATTACAACTCCCAGGCGGCTCTGTTTGGCCAGAGCGTGAAAGAGATGAAACAGCTTCTCCAGTTAGTCGGCGGCGGTGAAGAAAATATTATCTACGGCGCGGGCGACCTCTATGTCACCATCTTTGGCGGCAGAACCCGCAAAATCGGCACCCTTCTTGGCCGCGGCATGTCCTTCGACGACGCCATGCAGGAGCTGGCAGGCGTCACACTGGAATCCATTGTCATCGCTACCCGCACCGCCAAGGCTGTCCGCAGACTGGCCGAAAACGGCAAGGTCGATCTGGCAGACTTCCCGCTGCTCATGCATGTGGATGACATCATTAACAATGGCGCTCAGGTAGATATCCCCTGGAAGGCCTTTGAAACCGAAAAATTCTAA
- a CDS encoding sugar-binding transcriptional regulator: MEQSKVNQILRVAKMYYELKMSQQDIGAKENISKSTVSRLLKNAMDEGFVEVRIRQPHYALADLEAEFTNRFGIRKVVIAADVVENREVLVQDVCSAMAADLPKYIEDDSVVGVAWGRTLNVLIRHLPKMSRSNTLTIQLNGGASRALYESGATDIVKAFKNAIGGDGYLLPAPAIVDTPRIAEVIMGDSQISSVLQLAERCRTAVFSVGNITEHSVLYELGCFSPREYMGFKAKGAVGDVCSHYIDIDGNVADENLDGRVVGTSLENIRRIPNKLMVAVGLEKAEAVLGALRGGYADVLYLDEPLARKVLEIDENSEDLKK, translated from the coding sequence ATGGAACAGAGCAAAGTTAATCAGATTCTTCGCGTCGCTAAAATGTACTATGAGCTCAAGATGAGCCAGCAGGATATCGGCGCCAAGGAAAACATTTCAAAATCCACGGTCAGCCGTCTGTTAAAGAACGCCATGGACGAAGGGTTTGTGGAGGTGCGGATCCGCCAGCCCCATTACGCGCTGGCCGATCTGGAGGCTGAATTTACAAACCGCTTCGGAATCCGCAAGGTAGTGATCGCGGCGGATGTTGTGGAAAACCGGGAGGTGCTGGTACAGGATGTCTGCAGCGCCATGGCGGCAGACCTGCCCAAGTACATCGAGGACGACAGCGTGGTGGGCGTGGCCTGGGGACGCACCTTAAATGTCCTGATCAGGCATCTGCCCAAAATGAGCAGAAGCAATACCCTGACCATCCAGCTCAACGGCGGCGCCTCAAGAGCTCTGTATGAGTCGGGCGCAACGGATATTGTCAAGGCCTTTAAGAACGCCATCGGCGGCGACGGCTATCTGCTGCCCGCGCCGGCCATTGTGGACACCCCGCGCATCGCGGAGGTGATCATGGGGGATTCCCAGATCAGCTCGGTGCTCCAGCTGGCAGAGCGCTGCCGGACCGCGGTCTTTTCAGTGGGCAACATTACCGAGCACTCGGTGCTCTATGAGCTGGGCTGTTTCAGCCCGCGGGAGTACATGGGCTTTAAGGCTAAGGGCGCGGTGGGCGATGTGTGCTCACATTATATTGACATTGATGGCAACGTGGCGGATGAAAACCTGGACGGCCGGGTGGTGGGAACCTCCCTTGAGAATATCAGGCGGATTCCCAATAAGCTGATGGTGGCCGTGGGGCTTGAAAAGGCCGAGGCGGTTCTGGGCGCGCTGCGGGGTGGTTATGCCGACGTGCTCTATCTTGACGAGCCGCTGGCGAGAAAGGTTCTTGAGATTGACGAAAATTCAGAGGACTTGAAAAAATAA
- a CDS encoding FGGY-family carbohydrate kinase has product MKQANYFMGIDLGTQSVRVVVADMSGNVVVSDEQAYETLYPQAGWAEQRPADWWRCLNTAVANVTDKLSIGLRYSISAISVCATSPTIIPVDENCEALTNAIMWMDNRAVKETELVNATHHPILDYCGGEDSVEWTVPKMLWIKNNQPEVYKKCYKIIEQLDYINHKLCGKFTNSVCQAACKAHYVACEGGWSDDFFCQVGLEDYKDKMILDVTRVGDVLGTINKDFAEKYDLNPEMLVVQGGIDAHIGMLGLGVDRAGKMAMIMGTSFVQLCFSEQKLQLDGLWGPYDAPIIPDAWLLEGGQTSAGSIVKWYMREFGVDKLDNPYAYMNEQIEGIAPGADGLVALDFFQGNRTPYKDANAKGVIYGLTLSHTKAHIYRALLESVAFGTKNIIDSFEKNGSPVNTIVGCGGVTKDKVWMQIISDVTGKPIVVTEDAGASALGCAIVASVGSKAYTNFEEATRGMVKEAYVVEPNPQTHAVYEGIFEKYVEIYRQLKGTMAGA; this is encoded by the coding sequence ATGAAGCAAGCAAACTATTTTATGGGTATTGATTTGGGTACGCAGAGTGTGCGTGTGGTGGTGGCCGATATGAGCGGCAACGTGGTGGTATCGGACGAGCAGGCCTATGAGACACTGTATCCTCAGGCGGGCTGGGCGGAGCAGCGGCCTGCGGACTGGTGGCGCTGTCTGAACACCGCGGTGGCGAACGTGACCGACAAGCTGTCCATCGGCCTGCGCTACAGCATATCTGCCATCAGCGTGTGTGCCACCTCACCCACCATTATCCCGGTGGATGAAAACTGCGAGGCCCTGACTAATGCCATCATGTGGATGGACAACCGGGCGGTTAAGGAGACTGAGCTTGTCAACGCCACCCATCATCCCATCCTTGACTACTGCGGCGGCGAAGACTCTGTGGAGTGGACGGTTCCCAAAATGCTCTGGATCAAAAACAATCAGCCGGAGGTTTATAAGAAGTGCTATAAAATCATCGAGCAGCTGGATTATATCAACCATAAGCTCTGCGGCAAATTTACCAACTCGGTCTGCCAGGCAGCCTGTAAGGCTCATTATGTGGCCTGCGAGGGCGGCTGGTCCGACGACTTTTTCTGCCAGGTGGGCCTTGAGGATTATAAGGATAAGATGATTCTTGACGTGACCCGTGTGGGCGATGTGCTGGGAACCATCAATAAGGATTTTGCGGAAAAATACGATTTGAACCCGGAAATGCTGGTGGTGCAGGGGGGCATCGACGCCCACATCGGCATGCTGGGCCTGGGGGTAGACCGGGCCGGTAAAATGGCCATGATCATGGGCACCAGTTTTGTGCAGCTCTGCTTCTCAGAGCAGAAGCTCCAGCTGGACGGCCTCTGGGGGCCTTACGACGCGCCCATTATCCCGGACGCGTGGCTTTTGGAGGGGGGACAGACCTCGGCCGGCTCCATTGTAAAATGGTATATGCGTGAGTTTGGCGTGGACAAGCTGGACAACCCCTATGCCTATATGAATGAGCAGATCGAGGGCATCGCCCCCGGAGCCGACGGGCTGGTGGCTCTGGACTTTTTCCAGGGAAACCGCACCCCCTACAAGGACGCCAACGCCAAGGGGGTGATCTACGGACTGACCCTCAGCCATACCAAAGCACATATTTACAGAGCTTTGCTGGAATCCGTAGCCTTTGGCACCAAGAACATCATCGACAGCTTTGAGAAAAACGGCAGCCCAGTCAATACCATTGTGGGCTGCGGCGGCGTGACCAAGGATAAGGTGTGGATGCAGATCATCTCGGATGTGACCGGAAAGCCCATCGTGGTGACTGAGGACGCGGGGGCCAGCGCCCTGGGCTGCGCCATTGTGGCCTCTGTAGGCTCTAAGGCCTACACGAATTTCGAGGAAGCCACCCGCGGCATGGTCAAGGAAGCCTACGTCGTGGAGCCAAACCCCCAAACCCACGCCGTGTATGAAGGCATCTTTGAAAAATATGTGGAAATCTACCGTCAGTTAAAGGGAACCATGGCGGGGGCGTAA
- a CDS encoding type II toxin-antitoxin system RnlA family toxin, with product MKVKLCDLKALENLTIAAYDIPDNMVLASKVKFTKAAGKNNCFISGAPSQAIDRDLEVLSVSAHRISCTYSFSMSEKGYEELIETLMKRPDFTNNPKYNKKYHRVFYVNKRKFTISYFNKKRIATVYASNDLFDTDLAPLFDRQWGDPIESGTAKKEAAKKETAKEAPKKEAAKKAAVKTENHKWEKKKQPAVAASLTALPVAEEPLRLEKSEPHWTVQDISFRVNRIVVVAEKLSVSGVKRVKDITDKSNNSVSLKTENRGPGQRKQAVTLTSNINSYLVEAIDCVKAESPEPLSFELRFPMKTATWDYICRNSWLDGAANETMENGFKLVSEGQSVFFSRNNNTGVCEMKGLSTGLLRDCIIRLEDIFENNTGDRRVEKESINEVIRKKIPYTIRILKDQADQFINLISPSFVLLNDASIELTDYSPMVFSVYRGVELYLKYLADLSGIDLANQPVGKIFKSVGRQKHQYLQMINDSMKGEMLQSIFENFGSYRNALFHANLDNVMVIGSREAAEDICISALQNLEAASFQFHLEEMTITI from the coding sequence ATGAAAGTAAAACTTTGTGATCTGAAAGCTTTGGAAAACCTCACCATTGCGGCGTACGACATACCGGATAATATGGTGCTGGCCTCCAAGGTTAAATTTACCAAGGCAGCGGGAAAGAACAACTGCTTTATCTCCGGGGCCCCTTCACAGGCCATCGACCGGGATCTGGAGGTGCTGTCTGTTTCTGCGCACCGCATATCCTGTACCTACTCCTTCTCCATGAGTGAGAAGGGCTATGAGGAGCTGATTGAGACCTTGATGAAACGGCCGGATTTTACCAATAACCCCAAGTATAATAAAAAATATCACCGGGTTTTTTATGTGAACAAGCGCAAGTTCACCATCTCTTATTTTAACAAAAAGCGCATTGCCACTGTCTACGCCAGCAACGATCTGTTCGATACCGATCTGGCGCCTTTGTTTGACCGCCAGTGGGGGGACCCCATTGAGAGCGGCACTGCTAAAAAGGAGGCGGCCAAAAAGGAAACGGCTAAGGAAGCCCCCAAAAAAGAGGCGGCTAAAAAGGCGGCGGTGAAAACCGAAAACCACAAGTGGGAAAAGAAAAAACAGCCGGCGGTCGCGGCTTCGCTCACCGCTCTGCCGGTGGCCGAGGAGCCTCTGAGGCTTGAAAAAAGTGAGCCACACTGGACCGTGCAGGATATCAGCTTCAGGGTCAACCGGATTGTGGTGGTGGCCGAAAAGCTGAGTGTGAGCGGGGTGAAGCGCGTTAAGGATATCACGGACAAGAGCAACAACAGCGTGAGCCTTAAAACCGAGAACAGAGGGCCCGGACAGCGAAAGCAGGCGGTCACCCTGACCAGCAACATCAACAGCTACCTGGTGGAAGCCATCGACTGCGTCAAGGCCGAATCTCCCGAGCCCTTATCCTTTGAGCTGCGCTTCCCCATGAAAACCGCCACCTGGGATTATATCTGCCGGAACAGCTGGCTGGACGGCGCAGCCAACGAGACCATGGAAAACGGCTTTAAGCTGGTTTCCGAGGGGCAGTCCGTGTTCTTTTCGCGCAACAACAATACCGGCGTGTGTGAGATGAAGGGCCTGAGCACCGGACTGCTGCGGGACTGCATCATAAGGCTGGAGGATATTTTTGAGAACAACACCGGCGACCGCCGGGTAGAGAAGGAATCCATCAACGAGGTGATCCGGAAAAAGATCCCTTACACCATCCGCATCTTAAAGGATCAGGCGGACCAGTTCATCAACCTGATTTCCCCGTCCTTTGTGCTCCTGAACGACGCCAGCATTGAGCTGACCGACTACAGCCCCATGGTCTTTTCGGTGTACCGCGGCGTTGAGCTGTACCTCAAATACCTGGCAGACCTGAGCGGCATCGACCTGGCCAACCAGCCGGTGGGCAAAATTTTTAAATCCGTCGGACGCCAGAAGCACCAGTATCTGCAGATGATCAACGACTCCATGAAGGGCGAGATGCTCCAGTCCATTTTTGAGAACTTTGGGAGCTACCGCAACGCCCTGTTCCACGCTAATCTGGACAATGTCATGGTGATTGGCAGCCGGGAGGCGGCTGAGGATATCTGTATCAGCGCGCTGCAGAACCTGGAGGCGGCCAGCTTTCAGTTTCATCTGGAAGAGATGACGATCACCATCTGA
- a CDS encoding histidinol-phosphatase HisJ family protein, with amino-acid sequence MPFYLADYHVHTRFSFDSEETIGAIRKMAAARGLTEVCITDHFSVNPEDKSYGLYPYRKAYEEYLRDSAGEGPAVRFGLEIGEGQYRRAVLEDFLAQADYDFIIGSVHNIGDITIRQTIRERGVDYAFDAYYDEVLGLAEEGDYDVLGHLDLINRYAWDEQGIYRLDAYTHQIDAVLKAVIRRGRGIEVNTSSLYKNCRQFMPNPWIVARFRELGGQIVTLGSDAHSAGRVGDGLAEAAALLKSCGFEAAAAFEKRRPRLWALEKFDSER; translated from the coding sequence ATGCCTTTTTATCTTGCCGATTACCATGTTCACACCCGTTTTTCCTTTGACTCGGAGGAGACCATCGGGGCCATCCGTAAGATGGCTGCCGCCAGGGGGCTTACTGAGGTGTGCATCACAGACCATTTTAGCGTCAACCCAGAGGATAAGAGCTACGGCCTTTACCCCTACCGCAAGGCTTATGAGGAGTACCTCAGGGACAGCGCCGGGGAGGGGCCGGCTGTGCGCTTCGGCCTTGAGATCGGAGAGGGGCAGTACCGGAGGGCGGTTCTGGAGGATTTTCTGGCCCAGGCCGATTATGATTTTATCATCGGTTCGGTCCATAATATCGGGGATATCACCATCCGCCAGACCATCAGGGAGCGGGGTGTGGACTACGCCTTTGACGCTTACTATGACGAGGTGCTTGGTCTGGCTGAGGAGGGCGACTACGATGTACTGGGGCATCTCGACCTCATCAACCGCTATGCCTGGGACGAGCAGGGAATTTACCGGCTCGACGCCTACACCCATCAGATCGACGCGGTCTTAAAGGCTGTGATCCGCCGTGGCCGGGGCATTGAGGTTAACACCTCCAGCCTGTATAAAAACTGCCGGCAGTTTATGCCCAATCCCTGGATCGTGGCGCGCTTCAGAGAATTGGGCGGGCAGATCGTTACCCTTGGTTCCGACGCCCACAGCGCCGGACGGGTGGGAGACGGGCTGGCTGAGGCGGCCGCCCTGCTGAAAAGCTGCGGCTTTGAGGCAGCGGCAGCCTTTGAAAAACGCCGGCCGAGGCTTTGGGCCCTGGAAAAATTTGACAGTGAGCGATAA
- the glp gene encoding gephyrin-like molybdotransferase Glp produces MELFEVKTTDEMKALMEHYFSDYQLETETVPLEGALGRVLSAPVVSGVNVPHFDRSVVDGYAVKLRDVQGASESIPAFLKLTGAAAMGRETTLSLHTGEAVYVPTGGMVPAGTEAMVMIEYTERFGEDELAVYKGAGSLENMMLTGDDIRAGARVFEAGHTIRPQDVGVLSSVGVVEVPVYTKPRITIISTGDEIIRPGQTPGPGQIVDINTPAIAALSEKLGAEAAGVAYAADDPQAIEDAIVRGLEQSDAVVLSGGSSVGERDYTLAVLKKLGEVFLHGLSIKPGKPTIMGRAMGKPVIGLPGQPASAIMVYMVVMKKLMNIFHKTDLYKNQYIVGTLTENVHAAPGRRTFQTVAVETGEDGVRVKPTYGKSGMITLLAYSDGYIEMTENEEGKNPGDSVKVMLF; encoded by the coding sequence ATGGAGTTATTTGAAGTTAAAACAACGGATGAAATGAAAGCGTTAATGGAGCATTATTTCTCAGATTATCAGCTGGAAACAGAGACGGTTCCCCTTGAGGGGGCGCTGGGACGCGTTTTAAGCGCGCCCGTGGTTTCGGGTGTAAACGTCCCGCACTTTGACCGGTCGGTGGTGGACGGCTATGCGGTAAAGCTGCGGGACGTGCAGGGCGCCAGCGAGTCGATCCCAGCCTTTTTAAAGCTGACCGGCGCGGCGGCCATGGGGCGGGAAACCACCCTCTCCCTGCACACTGGCGAGGCCGTTTATGTGCCCACTGGTGGCATGGTGCCCGCGGGCACCGAGGCCATGGTGATGATCGAGTACACCGAGCGGTTTGGCGAGGATGAGCTGGCCGTCTATAAGGGGGCCGGCTCCCTTGAAAACATGATGCTCACCGGCGACGATATCCGGGCCGGGGCGCGGGTTTTTGAGGCTGGGCATACCATAAGGCCTCAGGATGTGGGGGTTTTGTCCTCTGTGGGCGTGGTGGAGGTTCCGGTCTACACAAAACCGCGGATCACCATTATCTCCACCGGTGACGAGATCATCAGACCTGGCCAGACGCCAGGGCCTGGCCAGATCGTGGACATCAACACGCCGGCCATCGCTGCCCTCAGTGAAAAACTGGGCGCAGAGGCGGCCGGCGTGGCCTACGCGGCCGACGACCCTCAGGCCATCGAGGACGCCATTGTCCGCGGGCTGGAACAGAGCGACGCCGTGGTGCTCTCCGGCGGCAGCTCGGTAGGAGAGCGGGACTATACCCTGGCAGTACTTAAAAAGCTGGGCGAGGTCTTTCTGCATGGGCTGTCCATCAAGCCGGGCAAGCCCACCATCATGGGCAGGGCCATGGGCAAGCCAGTCATCGGCCTGCCAGGGCAGCCCGCGTCGGCCATCATGGTTTACATGGTGGTGATGAAAAAGCTCATGAACATCTTTCATAAAACCGATCTGTATAAAAACCAGTATATTGTGGGAACGCTGACCGAAAACGTCCACGCGGCGCCGGGGCGGCGCACCTTTCAGACGGTTGCTGTGGAGACGGGCGAGGACGGCGTGCGTGTCAAGCCTACCTACGGAAAATCGGGGATGATCACCCTGCTGGCCTATTCGGACGGGTATATCGAGATGACGGAAAATGAGGAGGGGAAAAACCCCGGCGACAGCGTGAAGGTCATGCTGTTTTAG
- a CDS encoding molybdopterin biosynthesis protein: protein MAKIVDISARNLYLKNEDLDDAVAKYLKMAEAGHGGVCSERADVTEALGRVTAEPVFAKISSPYYNASAMDGICVRALEIVGVDERSPKVLTLHEDFEFVDTGDVIEEPYNAVVMIEDVVAEDADHVRISKPVSLWQHVRPIGEDIVAGELIVPAYHQVRAMDIGALLAGGILTLEVLKRPRAGIIPTGTEIIEAGEPMEKGKIIDSNTRMFEALITEYGGEPTRYAPVPDDYEVIKAAIQRAVAENDLVLISAGSSAGTEDYTRALVEELGEVAIHGVAIKPGKPAILGFIEGKPVIGIPGYPVSAYFVFENFVKPVVLSMTHQRPVGRPVIKATLSKRLMSTLKYLEFVRMKCGKVGGRFVATPLDRGAGVTMSLVNADGILRVPKNVEGYEAGQEVEIELLRPVEEIENTLVTIGSHDVMIDMMANIIHKNKKLVNLSSAHVGSLGGIMAFKKGECHLTPTHLLDEATGAYNIPAVRKYLGEGKAALIKGVKRVQGLMIPKGNPKNIGGVEDLLREGVTFVNRQRGAGTRVLFDYLLKEKGIDPARIVGYDRELNTHMMVASAVQSGSCDVGMGVLSAANMMGLDFIPVGDEEYDFIVSQENLEDEKVKVFLEALRGEELRRALTELGGYGFDEPGKVVLI, encoded by the coding sequence ATGGCAAAAATAGTGGATATCAGCGCGCGTAACCTGTACCTGAAAAACGAGGATCTGGACGACGCTGTTGCAAAATATTTAAAAATGGCCGAGGCCGGGCATGGGGGCGTCTGCAGCGAGCGCGCAGACGTGACGGAGGCTCTGGGCAGGGTGACTGCGGAGCCGGTCTTTGCGAAAATATCCTCGCCCTATTACAACGCCTCTGCCATGGACGGCATCTGCGTCAGGGCGCTGGAAATTGTGGGGGTGGATGAGCGCAGCCCAAAGGTGCTGACCCTGCATGAGGACTTTGAGTTTGTGGACACCGGCGATGTCATCGAGGAGCCCTACAACGCGGTGGTCATGATCGAGGATGTGGTGGCCGAGGACGCGGACCATGTGCGGATCTCAAAGCCTGTGTCCCTCTGGCAGCATGTGCGGCCCATCGGTGAGGACATCGTAGCCGGGGAGCTCATTGTTCCCGCCTACCACCAGGTGCGGGCCATGGACATCGGCGCGCTTTTGGCCGGGGGCATTCTCACCCTCGAGGTATTGAAGCGCCCAAGAGCGGGCATTATCCCCACAGGCACCGAGATCATCGAGGCTGGCGAGCCCATGGAAAAGGGCAAAATCATCGACTCCAATACCCGTATGTTCGAGGCCCTGATCACCGAATATGGCGGCGAGCCCACCCGCTACGCCCCGGTCCCCGATGATTATGAGGTCATTAAGGCCGCCATCCAGCGCGCCGTAGCCGAAAACGACCTGGTGCTCATCTCGGCCGGTTCCTCTGCCGGCACCGAGGATTACACCAGAGCCCTGGTCGAGGAGCTGGGCGAGGTGGCCATTCACGGGGTGGCCATCAAACCGGGCAAGCCGGCCATTCTGGGGTTCATCGAGGGCAAGCCCGTCATCGGCATTCCCGGGTACCCGGTATCGGCCTATTTTGTGTTTGAGAACTTTGTGAAACCTGTGGTGTTAAGCATGACCCATCAGCGGCCTGTGGGCCGGCCAGTGATTAAGGCCACCCTGTCCAAACGGCTCATGTCCACCTTAAAATACCTGGAATTTGTGCGCATGAAATGCGGCAAGGTGGGCGGACGCTTTGTGGCCACTCCCCTGGACCGCGGCGCAGGCGTTACCATGTCGCTGGTGAATGCCGACGGCATTCTGCGCGTGCCCAAAAACGTGGAGGGCTACGAGGCCGGCCAGGAGGTCGAAATTGAGCTGCTGCGCCCGGTGGAAGAAATCGAAAACACGCTGGTGACCATCGGCAGCCACGATGTGATGATCGACATGATGGCCAATATTATCCATAAAAATAAAAAGCTGGTGAACCTGTCCTCTGCCCATGTGGGCAGCCTGGGCGGCATCATGGCCTTTAAAAAGGGCGAGTGCCACCTCACGCCCACCCATCTGCTGGACGAGGCCACTGGCGCCTATAATATCCCTGCGGTCAGGAAGTACCTGGGCGAGGGAAAGGCAGCGCTCATCAAGGGCGTGAAGCGTGTCCAGGGCCTGATGATCCCAAAGGGCAACCCCAAAAATATTGGCGGCGTTGAGGATCTCCTGCGGGAGGGCGTCACCTTTGTGAACCGCCAGCGCGGGGCCGGCACCCGGGTGCTGTTTGACTACCTTCTGAAAGAGAAGGGCATCGATCCGGCGCGGATCGTGGGCTATGACCGCGAGCTCAACACCCATATGATGGTGGCCTCAGCGGTGCAGTCCGGCTCCTGCGACGTGGGCATGGGCGTGCTGTCCGCGGCCAACATGATGGGACTGGATTTTATCCCCGTGGGGGACGAGGAGTATGATTTTATTGTGTCACAGGAAAACCTGGAGGACGAGAAGGTCAAGGTTTTTCTGGAGGCGCTGCGGGGCGAGGAGCTGCGCCGCGCGCTCACCGAGCTGGGCGGCTACGGCTTTGATGAGCCTGGAAAAGTGGTGCTGATTTGA
- the moaA gene encoding GTP 3',8-cyclase MoaA: MRDHFGRKVNYMRISITDLCNLRCVYCMPEAGVPKRRHATNLTFEAIEALVRAGAEMGIDKIRLTGGEPLVRRGVLELVEKIGAIPGIRDFAMTTNGILLPAMARDLKRAGLDRVNISLDTFEPEKYAKITRCGRLEDALAGIEAARAAGLTPIKLNTVLIKGFNDDEIEAFVDYTKDHAVDVRFIELMPLGQGADYAFGQYLSGDAVLERAPALTPVVAAPGAPARLFELPGARGRVGLINPISHRFCADCNRIRVTADGKLKPCLHSDEELDVAALHQAGKSYREILEMAVTAKPERHHIDERETIKKRNMNEIGG, from the coding sequence TTGAGAGACCATTTTGGACGAAAAGTGAATTATATGCGCATTTCCATCACCGATCTGTGTAACCTACGCTGCGTTTACTGCATGCCTGAGGCGGGCGTGCCCAAGCGCCGCCATGCCACCAACCTCACCTTTGAGGCCATTGAGGCCCTGGTGCGGGCAGGCGCTGAGATGGGAATCGACAAAATAAGGCTTACCGGCGGCGAGCCGCTGGTGCGGCGGGGCGTGCTGGAGCTGGTGGAAAAAATCGGCGCGATCCCCGGAATCCGGGATTTTGCCATGACCACCAACGGCATTCTGCTGCCCGCCATGGCCAGAGACCTGAAGCGCGCGGGGCTTGACCGGGTGAACATCAGCCTGGACACCTTTGAGCCTGAGAAGTACGCGAAAATCACCCGCTGCGGCAGGCTGGAGGACGCTTTGGCCGGTATTGAGGCCGCCCGAGCGGCCGGGCTCACCCCCATCAAGCTCAACACCGTTTTGATCAAGGGCTTTAACGACGATGAGATCGAAGCCTTTGTGGACTACACAAAGGACCACGCCGTGGACGTGCGCTTCATCGAGCTCATGCCCCTGGGGCAGGGCGCCGACTACGCTTTCGGGCAGTATCTGTCCGGCGACGCGGTGCTTGAGCGGGCGCCGGCGCTCACGCCTGTGGTGGCTGCGCCCGGCGCGCCCGCCAGGCTCTTCGAGCTGCCTGGCGCCAGAGGGAGAGTGGGGCTCATCAACCCCATCAGCCACCGGTTCTGCGCAGACTGCAACCGCATCCGCGTCACCGCTGACGGCAAACTCAAGCCCTGTCTCCACTCCGATGAGGAGCTGGACGTGGCGGCCCTGCACCAGGCGGGGAAAAGCTACCGGGAGATATTGGAAATGGCGGTGACGGCCAAGCCGGAGCGCCACCACATCGATGAACGGGAAACCATTAAAAAAAGAAACATGAACGAAATAGGAGGATAG
- the moaC gene encoding cyclic pyranopterin monophosphate synthase MoaC, which produces MSDEFTHFNAEGRGRMVDVTHKKDTERMALARGAIYMKPETLEKILSHQMKKGDVLSVAQIGGIMGCKRTSELIPMCHNIPITASDIRFEPDAENSCIHIEAELKTTGKTGIEIEALTAVSVAALTIYDMCKAVDRDMVIGDIKLMKKTGGHSGTFERKEEK; this is translated from the coding sequence ATCTCAGACGAATTTACCCATTTTAACGCAGAGGGCCGCGGCCGCATGGTGGACGTGACCCACAAAAAGGATACGGAGCGCATGGCGCTTGCCCGCGGCGCCATCTACATGAAGCCCGAAACCCTAGAAAAGATTTTAAGCCATCAGATGAAAAAGGGTGATGTGCTGTCTGTGGCGCAGATCGGCGGGATTATGGGGTGCAAGCGCACCTCGGAGCTGATCCCCATGTGCCACAATATCCCCATTACCGCCAGCGATATCCGCTTTGAGCCCGACGCCGAAAACAGCTGTATCCATATCGAGGCCGAGCTCAAAACAACGGGCAAAACCGGCATCGAGATCGAGGCCCTGACCGCTGTGTCAGTGGCTGCCCTGACCATTTACGATATGTGTAAAGCCGTCGACCGGGATATGGTCATCGGCGATATTAAACTGATGAAAAAGACCGGGGGCCACTCTGGCACCTTTGAGAGAAAAGAGGAGAAATGA